The proteins below are encoded in one region of Maribacter aestuarii:
- a CDS encoding nuclear transport factor 2 family protein: protein MTQEIMKGFADAWSDKNVSAVMSYFTKDCEYRPSIYERNKECLKGKEQVEKAIMEIMQFDDSVQSVVYNGHIDKDIGFWEWEYVTAKGTVIKGCDFFRFKNNLIKTKNAYRKQIKS, encoded by the coding sequence ATGACACAGGAAATTATGAAAGGATTCGCTGATGCTTGGTCCGATAAGAACGTATCTGCCGTGATGTCTTATTTTACGAAGGACTGTGAGTATCGTCCCTCTATCTATGAAAGAAATAAGGAATGCCTGAAGGGCAAAGAACAAGTTGAGAAGGCCATTATGGAAATCATGCAGTTTGATGATTCTGTGCAATCCGTCGTTTACAACGGACATATTGATAAGGATATTGGTTTTTGGGAATGGGAATATGTAACTGCGAAGGGTACGGTCATAAAAGGCTGCGATTTTTTTCGGTTTAAAAATAATTTAATCAAAACTAAAAATGCCTATCGAAAACAAATCAAAAGTTGA
- a CDS encoding DUF1272 domain-containing protein — MLEIRPNCEHCGKDLPNSSTEAMICSFECTYCKDCALDLLENVCPSCGGNFQPRPIRPKVMLAKYPASEKQVHLPKNKGKIEKMKVRYRLIKPEKR; from the coding sequence ATGCTAGAAATACGACCCAATTGTGAACATTGCGGGAAAGATTTACCGAACAGTTCAACAGAAGCAATGATTTGCAGTTTTGAGTGTACGTATTGTAAAGATTGTGCTCTTGACCTTTTAGAAAATGTATGCCCAAGCTGTGGTGGTAATTTTCAGCCAAGACCGATACGGCCTAAAGTAATGTTGGCCAAGTATCCAGCATCGGAAAAACAAGTCCATCTACCGAAGAACAAGGGTAAGATTGAAAAGATGAAAGTGAGATATAGATTAATAAAACCGGAAAAGCGATGA
- a CDS encoding DUF5916 domain-containing protein codes for MQKILFFVLGLFLLFFHKSQSQDSVPKRIYNTTNLGDVNSPKIDGIIDDKAWELVEWSGNYIEWSPDENTPPSHQSKLKILYDDKNLFVAFRCYDAEPDKIVSRLSRRDGFDGDWVEINIGSLGDLRTAYSFTISVSGVQGEEYITNDGQNWDNTWNPIWYAKTNIDEEGWTAEIRIPLSQIRFGKGKDQIWGIQSTRRFFRKEERSVWQRSPQNAPGWVSRFGELHGLKNLKPQRQLELQPYVVTSQNELGARTNNPLISESETKFNAGFDGKLGVTNDLTLDFTINPDFGQVEADPSAIALDGFQIFFQERRPFFIENKNIFDYAFSSSTSGRTFGFDNLFYSRRIGRSPQSFANVREGEFSKQPNISTILGAAKFSGKTRNGWSIGVLDAITEREVATIEGDAGVREETVEPFTNYLVARIQKDFNHNNTFIGGIFTATNRSIDENTDFLHESAYTGGIDITHNWKNRAYYFKSNLVFSKVSGSNNAILRTQASITHLFQRESANYLSIDDSLTSLTGTGGNIQIGKGQGNWLFQTGLTWRSPELELNDIGFQQLSDDFRYYGWLGYRTTKPLKNMRSWRLNYNHYVAFDFGGNLNDLFFNANAWLNLKNNTWLNLLVDYKPISYSNFWLRGGPRMQFEESYRVGGTLNSDARKKLRFGINKSYVWAGENSFESSSVGGFITYQPINSLQVSLSPNYTRTRNTLQYVSTNLLNTDDFTRYVLGTLDQETLSFPLRIDYILTPTLSLQYWGQPFISQGIYQDFKYVANPVARRFENRFTEYEDTQLELDSGVYYVDEDSDGVEEYQFTQPDFSFIQWRSNLVLRWEYTPGSEFYLVWSQDASNFGSINNGLTENLRGNIKDVNNIFLLKFTYRFIK; via the coding sequence ATGCAAAAAATACTTTTTTTTGTACTGGGATTATTTTTGCTTTTTTTTCATAAATCTCAGTCGCAAGATTCCGTTCCGAAGAGGATATATAACACCACTAATTTGGGCGATGTGAACTCCCCAAAAATCGATGGAATCATTGACGACAAGGCGTGGGAATTGGTGGAATGGAGTGGAAATTATATCGAGTGGAGTCCGGATGAAAATACACCGCCTTCCCATCAATCAAAGCTCAAAATCCTTTATGATGACAAAAACCTTTTCGTGGCATTTAGGTGTTATGATGCCGAACCCGATAAGATTGTCAGTAGGCTTTCGAGACGGGATGGTTTTGATGGCGATTGGGTCGAGATCAACATCGGCAGTTTGGGCGATTTGCGCACCGCCTATTCTTTCACCATATCGGTTTCGGGAGTACAGGGAGAGGAATACATTACCAATGATGGCCAAAATTGGGACAACACTTGGAATCCTATTTGGTATGCTAAAACAAATATCGACGAAGAGGGGTGGACAGCGGAGATTCGAATTCCATTAAGCCAGATACGATTCGGCAAAGGCAAGGACCAGATATGGGGAATCCAATCCACTAGGCGTTTTTTTAGAAAAGAAGAGCGGTCGGTTTGGCAACGAAGCCCCCAAAACGCGCCGGGCTGGGTCAGCAGGTTCGGGGAATTACACGGATTGAAAAACCTAAAGCCCCAACGGCAACTGGAATTACAGCCCTATGTAGTAACCTCACAAAATGAATTAGGCGCACGCACCAATAATCCCTTGATTTCCGAAAGCGAAACCAAGTTCAATGCAGGATTTGACGGAAAACTGGGAGTGACGAACGACTTAACCTTGGATTTTACTATCAATCCTGATTTCGGTCAGGTGGAGGCCGACCCCTCGGCCATCGCCCTTGATGGTTTTCAGATTTTCTTTCAGGAAAGGCGTCCTTTCTTTATAGAAAACAAGAATATTTTCGATTACGCATTTTCAAGCTCAACAAGTGGAAGAACATTTGGCTTTGATAATTTGTTTTATTCCCGAAGGATTGGAAGATCGCCTCAGAGTTTTGCAAACGTACGAGAAGGTGAATTCAGTAAACAACCCAATATTTCAACAATTTTGGGTGCTGCAAAATTCAGTGGAAAAACCAGGAACGGATGGTCAATAGGTGTCTTGGATGCCATTACTGAAAGAGAAGTGGCCACTATTGAGGGTGATGCAGGAGTTAGGGAAGAAACGGTTGAGCCTTTTACCAATTATCTGGTAGCTAGAATCCAAAAAGACTTCAATCATAACAACACATTTATTGGCGGAATTTTTACTGCCACGAACCGCTCCATTGATGAAAATACTGATTTTCTTCATGAATCGGCATATACAGGGGGTATTGACATCACCCACAATTGGAAAAATAGAGCATATTATTTTAAAAGTAATTTGGTTTTCAGTAAAGTTTCGGGGAGCAATAATGCTATTCTTAGAACACAAGCATCTATTACCCATCTTTTTCAACGAGAGAGTGCCAATTATCTTTCCATTGATGATAGCCTAACTTCACTTACAGGAACGGGGGGAAACATACAAATCGGAAAAGGTCAGGGGAATTGGCTATTTCAAACTGGACTTACATGGCGTTCACCCGAATTGGAGCTTAATGATATTGGGTTTCAACAACTCTCCGATGACTTTAGATATTATGGCTGGTTGGGATATAGAACTACAAAGCCGTTAAAGAATATGCGGTCCTGGCGCTTGAATTATAACCACTATGTCGCCTTTGATTTTGGTGGAAACCTTAATGACTTATTTTTCAATGCCAATGCATGGCTCAACCTTAAAAACAATACATGGTTAAACCTTCTAGTAGATTATAAACCCATCAGCTATTCCAATTTTTGGTTGCGTGGCGGTCCAAGAATGCAATTCGAAGAGTCGTATCGAGTAGGCGGTACCTTGAACTCTGATGCCCGAAAAAAACTTCGATTTGGAATTAATAAATCATACGTTTGGGCGGGAGAGAACTCATTCGAAAGCTCATCCGTTGGAGGATTTATCACTTATCAACCCATTAATTCCCTTCAGGTTTCCCTTTCCCCAAATTACACCAGAACAAGAAACACCCTGCAATATGTCTCCACCAATCTGTTGAATACGGATGATTTTACAAGATATGTGCTTGGAACACTAGACCAGGAAACGCTGAGTTTTCCGCTTAGGATAGATTATATCCTGACCCCTACCTTGAGTCTGCAATACTGGGGCCAGCCCTTCATTTCCCAAGGGATTTATCAAGACTTCAAATATGTTGCCAACCCAGTCGCAAGGCGTTTTGAAAATCGCTTTACAGAATATGAAGATACACAACTAGAATTGGATTCAGGAGTGTATTATGTTGATGAAGATTCGGATGGAGTTGAAGAATACCAATTTACTCAGCCTGATTTCTCCTTTATACAGTGGCGATCCAACTTGGTACTGCGTTGGGAATATACTCCCGGTTCTGAGTTCTATTTGGTATGGAGCCAAGACGCATCGAACTTTGGTAGCATCAATAATGGCCTTACGGAAAATTTAAGGGGCAATATCAAGGATGTTAATAATATTTTCCTATTAAAATTCACGTATCGATTCATTAAATAA
- a CDS encoding DUF5694 domain-containing protein, producing MKRLIIPFLFLVASTIIAQNSKRLKGEETDKIKVLNFGTFHMGTTTDATKTEFDEKNEKNKKAAHAVAKKLAAFRPTVIIAETTPSYNDKLLANYKAYLADPSMEFKRPDEVELLAFELGRLSSTDRIYGIDHKMGYNYKIDREIDNTVDRETLEHYFKDRYADIPHLNPHEEGLALFEMLKRMNRDKFLDFLITSNADILTHAATENGFEGADEAAKYYQRNLRMYTNLNRIDLKPSDRVFILMGASHTAFFRDFISRSPKYIMVDTFEYLKE from the coding sequence ATGAAAAGACTCATAATTCCATTCTTATTCCTAGTGGCAAGCACGATAATTGCCCAAAACTCAAAGCGCCTTAAAGGAGAGGAAACCGACAAAATTAAGGTGCTAAATTTTGGGACCTTTCATATGGGCACAACTACCGATGCAACCAAAACCGAGTTCGACGAAAAAAATGAGAAGAACAAGAAAGCGGCCCATGCCGTTGCAAAAAAACTGGCCGCATTTAGACCAACCGTTATTATAGCGGAAACAACACCGAGCTATAACGACAAACTACTGGCCAACTACAAAGCGTATCTAGCAGACCCCAGTATGGAGTTTAAGAGACCCGATGAAGTGGAGCTATTGGCCTTTGAATTGGGACGGCTTTCCAGTACGGATAGAATTTACGGTATTGACCATAAAATGGGCTACAATTACAAAATAGATAGGGAGATTGATAATACGGTCGACCGTGAAACCCTAGAACACTATTTTAAAGACCGCTATGCTGACATACCCCATTTAAACCCTCATGAGGAAGGGTTGGCCTTGTTCGAAATGCTAAAGCGTATGAACCGTGACAAGTTCCTCGATTTCTTAATTACCTCAAATGCGGACATTCTTACCCACGCGGCAACCGAAAATGGATTCGAGGGAGCCGATGAGGCAGCCAAATATTATCAACGCAACCTGAGAATGTACACTAATCTAAACCGTATTGACTTAAAACCATCCGATAGAGTGTTTATCCTTATGGGTGCCAGCCATACGGCATTTTTTA
- a CDS encoding Lrp/AsnC family transcriptional regulator — protein sequence MDSINWKILEMLQENARVALKDIAAAVGLASPTVAERIQKLEDAGIIGSYNTKVNLDKLGYSLGVYISIKIRFGQTPRFEEFIPSVPEISECHKLTGRDCMLMKGHVRDAKHLEDLNSRLAAYGELTTSLILNSIVKNKVYQEPF from the coding sequence ATGGACTCGATAAATTGGAAAATTTTAGAAATGTTACAAGAAAATGCAAGAGTAGCCTTAAAGGATATTGCAGCAGCCGTCGGACTTGCTTCTCCTACGGTAGCCGAGCGCATTCAAAAGTTGGAAGATGCAGGAATAATCGGATCGTATAACACAAAGGTAAACTTGGACAAATTGGGTTACTCTCTAGGGGTTTATATTTCCATCAAAATCCGATTCGGCCAAACTCCTAGATTCGAGGAGTTTATACCATCCGTACCAGAAATAAGCGAATGCCACAAATTGACAGGGAGGGACTGCATGCTGATGAAGGGACATGTTAGGGATGCCAAACATTTGGAGGATCTTAATTCCAGATTGGCGGCTTACGGAGAACTTACTACATCTTTAATTTTAAATTCAATTGTTAAAAATAAGGTTTACCAAGAGCCATTTTAA
- a CDS encoding DinB family protein — MTTNDISPEEFDSYYGRYIYKLDDNLSLQDSFENGKIKIVNFFGNIPEDKLSYRYNTDKWNCKEILQHLIDTERIFMYRCFRIARHDKTELAGFNQNIYIQPSRANEKSLDELIQEFQAGREHSLSLLNSLSDTDLIQVGSANGGPMSARAAAFTITGHEIWHMEIITEKYL, encoded by the coding sequence ATGACTACCAATGACATTTCTCCGGAAGAATTTGACTCTTACTACGGAAGGTATATTTATAAATTGGATGACAATTTATCCTTACAAGACAGTTTTGAGAATGGGAAAATCAAGATCGTCAATTTTTTCGGTAACATTCCAGAAGATAAACTATCGTATAGATACAATACCGATAAATGGAACTGTAAAGAAATACTACAACACCTAATCGATACCGAGCGGATATTTATGTACCGCTGTTTTCGAATTGCCAGACATGACAAGACGGAACTGGCCGGTTTCAATCAAAATATTTATATCCAGCCATCACGTGCTAATGAAAAAAGTCTGGACGAACTGATACAAGAGTTCCAAGCGGGTCGGGAGCATTCCCTATCACTTCTAAATAGTTTAAGCGATACGGATTTGATACAGGTAGGAAGTGCAAACGGCGGTCCGATGTCCGCAAGGGCAGCGGCATTTACGATAACCGGTCACGAAATATGGCATATGGAGATAATAACGGAAAAATATTTATAA
- a CDS encoding S41 family peptidase yields the protein MIFKKTFVFSLLVGVLAKIGFSQDNSITFQVDDVPEASMDVLGIRGSVAPLSWEKTLFLDNAKITLDFLADVKTVEYKYVWDRDGDIAWEGIDNRTLTFPLGESTITDIWNKEKPVDIISLDAISSENLMKDYALLEEMVLQVHPGTYRYASKEDIKAELQALKAKFKKSRSIGGAYLAMSKVTAVIQCDHTKVGFNNQGRIVNSIIHEQEDKLPFTFKWFDDRMIVGLNASSKNLLKRGTEVMKINGIPVSKIKSELMSYVAADGATDKNRIAKLEVDGFDFRYNAFDVFFPLKFRLKNNQFNILLKHDEKEYKVDVPGMHREQRAKILAERYPEFPYHRDDTWVFEIKDGVGVLTLNSFGLSGWKAMTIDYKEFLATAFVNLKKRNIRKLIIDIRKNAGGLDEMKNELFSYLPFDREKVELFPREGRTRFLLFPEILKPHIKTWGENPWFYNLKNPDARDGVYYVFEEKRENRIPKPAKEAVFEGEVLLLTAPTNTSLAFYTARDFKQFAIGKIVGEETGGNQREINGGQIVFLTLPNSGIEIDFPVMGAFAKKEMPNSGVVPDYLVKTTASDFASDKDAQMQKAMELLND from the coding sequence ATGATATTTAAAAAAACATTTGTTTTTTCTCTATTGGTTGGTGTTTTAGCTAAAATAGGGTTTTCCCAAGATAACAGTATTACGTTTCAAGTAGATGATGTGCCTGAAGCCTCAATGGATGTTTTGGGCATACGGGGTAGCGTAGCCCCCCTGTCATGGGAAAAAACCCTATTTCTGGATAATGCAAAAATAACACTTGATTTTTTGGCCGATGTTAAAACGGTCGAATACAAATATGTGTGGGATCGAGACGGTGACATAGCTTGGGAGGGAATCGATAATAGAACACTTACTTTTCCCCTTGGGGAAAGTACAATAACAGATATTTGGAACAAGGAGAAGCCCGTTGATATTATAAGCCTAGATGCTATTTCCTCCGAAAATCTAATGAAGGATTACGCTTTGTTGGAAGAAATGGTTCTACAGGTGCATCCCGGAACCTATCGCTACGCATCTAAAGAGGATATCAAAGCTGAGTTGCAGGCTCTGAAGGCTAAATTCAAAAAATCTAGGTCGATCGGGGGCGCTTATTTGGCCATGTCGAAAGTGACCGCAGTCATTCAATGTGATCATACCAAGGTCGGTTTCAATAATCAGGGCAGGATTGTGAACAGCATCATCCACGAACAGGAGGACAAATTACCCTTCACGTTCAAATGGTTCGATGACCGTATGATCGTTGGATTAAACGCTTCCAGCAAGAATCTGCTCAAAAGGGGAACAGAGGTAATGAAAATCAACGGTATTCCAGTTTCTAAAATTAAAAGTGAACTGATGTCCTATGTGGCGGCGGACGGTGCTACGGATAAGAATAGAATCGCAAAACTGGAGGTGGACGGTTTCGATTTTAGGTACAATGCATTCGACGTTTTTTTTCCGCTCAAATTCCGATTGAAGAACAACCAATTCAACATTTTACTGAAGCATGATGAAAAGGAATATAAGGTGGATGTGCCGGGAATGCATCGTGAACAAAGGGCCAAGATACTTGCGGAACGTTACCCTGAATTCCCCTACCATAGGGACGACACTTGGGTATTTGAAATTAAGGATGGCGTAGGGGTTTTGACCCTAAATTCCTTTGGACTTTCGGGTTGGAAAGCCATGACCATTGATTATAAAGAGTTTTTGGCCACGGCTTTTGTCAACTTAAAAAAACGGAATATTCGTAAGCTCATTATCGATATTCGCAAAAACGCCGGGGGATTGGACGAAATGAAGAATGAACTTTTTTCATATCTACCATTTGACCGAGAGAAGGTGGAATTATTTCCTAGGGAAGGTAGAACTCGTTTTTTACTATTTCCTGAAATACTAAAGCCGCACATTAAAACATGGGGTGAAAATCCGTGGTTCTATAATTTAAAAAATCCTGATGCCAGGGACGGCGTATATTATGTTTTTGAGGAAAAGAGGGAAAACAGGATACCAAAGCCCGCCAAGGAAGCTGTTTTTGAAGGAGAGGTATTGCTGCTTACTGCGCCCACCAATACTTCCTTGGCCTTTTACACGGCACGAGACTTTAAACAATTTGCAATAGGAAAGATAGTCGGTGAAGAAACGGGTGGTAATCAAAGAGAAATCAATGGAGGGCAAATCGTCTTTTTGACGCTACCCAATTCAGGTATTGAAATCGATTTTCCAGTTATGGGTGCGTTTGCCAAAAAGGAGATGCCCAATTCTGGGGTCGTTCCCGATTATTTGGTAAAGACCACTGCTAGTGATTTTGCATCCGATAAAGATGCGCAGATGCAAAAAGCGATGGAACTCCTAAACGATTGA